CGGCCGTCCGCCACGGCGCGTCCGACGATGCTGTGGCGCAGCGGCTCGAACATCTCGGGGAAGAGGGTGACGACATCCACCTGCAACAGCGGCGCGGCGCCTGCGCCCGTCGATGGCGTCGCGTACACGCCGGCCGCGGTGGACGCCTCCTGCCCGGCGTCGTCAGGGCAGCTCATCGTCGCCCAGCCCGAAGTAGTGGCCGATCTCGTGCAGCACCGTCAGGCGGATCTCCTCACGCGCGGCGGCCTCGGAGCGGACGGTCGCCAGGATCGGGCCACGGTAGATCGTGATGCGGTCGGGGACGGCGAGGTGGTAGCCCTGAAGCCGGCTGCCGTAGGGGATGCCCTGGTACAAACCGAGCAGGTCGACATCGTCTCGATCGTCTTCGTCCCGGGCCACGGCGCGCTCGTCGTCGTCCGGCCAGTCCTCGACTACGATGGCGACGTTCTCCAGCCGGTCGCGGAACGGCTCTGGCAACGTCCGCACGACCTCGCCGACGATGCGCTCAAAGGTGCGTCGGTCCGTTCGGTAGCGGAGATGGTGCCCGCGCGCTGCTCGCAGGCGCTCGGCTGCGCTCACTGCTGGGCGATGGGCAGGACGGCCAGCACCATGCTGACGGCCACCAGGAAGATGATGAGCCACGTCGCCAACTGCAGCACGCTCGGACCCTTCCGCTTTGGCACGCTTCGACGGGGCATCAGTTCTCCTCCTCATCGGCACGGTCTTGGTCCACCACCGTGACCTTCAGTTTCTTGATTCGTCGCCCCTGGGTACTCATGACGGTCACCAGGCAGCCGTTGACGCGGATTTCGTCGCCCTCGGCCGGCACCTTTCCAAGCTCGTGATAGACGAGGCCGCCCAGGGTATCCAGCTCGTCCACGTCCAGGTGGAGGTCCAGCTCTTCGTTCACGTCGCGGAGCGAGACGCGCGCGTCCACGATACTCACGCGTGCGTCGATCCGCTGTATCAGGTTCTCTTCGTTGACATCGTACTCGTCGCGGATCTCGCCGACGATCTCTTCTAACAAATCCTCAATGGAGACGATGCCGGCCGTGCCGCCGTACTCGTCTACCACCACGGCGAGGTGGACCCGCTTCTGCTGCAGGTCTTGCAACAGCTCGTCTACCTTCTTGGTGTCTGGCACGAAGTATGGCGCGCGAGCAATCGGTTCCGCCGGATCGTCGAGATGGCCGGCCCGCAGCGACCGCAGCACATCCTTGGCGTAGACCAGGCCGACGACGTTGTCGATGGTGTCGGCCACGATGGGGATGCGCGAGTACCCCGTCAACACGATCTTGTCGAGCAACTGACCGAGCGTTGATTCGCGCGGCATGGCCATCACGTCGATGCGCGGAACCATCACCTCGCGGACCGGACGGCTGCTCATGCCGAAGATGCCGTGAATCATCTCGCGCTCGTCTTCTTCGAGCTTGCGGGCGTCCTCGACGCTCTCCACCAGGAAGCGAACATCGTCGGCGGTGGCGGCGGCGTCCGTCTCACGGGACGGCCCGAGCGCTGCGACCACCCGCCGCTCGACCCACACCAGCGGAGCGACCACCAGGAGCAGCAGGGCGGCCAGCACGCGCACTGGCCGGCCCAGCAGGAGCAGCGTGCGCTCGGGGCTGGCCACGGCCGCGCCACGGCAGAGGACGGCCACTAATACCAGCACCGCGCCAGCGATACCGGCCACGACCACGGCCTCGGGGAAGGCCAGCTCCCAGGCCGTCGTCACCGTGCCAAGCATGCTGACGGCTGTGCCGCCGATCCCGATGACGCCCAGGATCAGCAGGACGGTCGGGGTCGGTGAGCCGTCGTCGAGCATCTTCAGGGCCGAGCGCGCCCCCTTGACTCTGACATCGGCCAGCATCCGCATGCGCGTGCGACTGGCCGCCTGCAGCGCGGTCTGGGCCGCAACGGCGAGCAGGCCGAGGACGGTGAAGAGGCCCGTCGCGGCGAACCAGATCCATACCTCTAGCGTGCGTTCAGCAGGGTCCATACGTGCAGAATCCGTGTGCCAGCTAAGCGCGCGACGCGTCGTGCTGGTCGCCTGCGGCCTGTGGCGTCTGCTGGCCTGAGCGGGGGCGGCGTGGGATCGGCCGGGCCGGCACGCCTACGACCGTCTGGCCGGGGGCAACGTCGCGGTTGACCACCGAGCCGGCGCCCGTGCGAGCGCCGTCGCCCAGCGACACCGGCGCGATCAGCATGGTGTCGCTGCCGATGAAGACGCCCTCTCCGACTGTGGTGCGGTGCTTGGCCGTCCCGTCATAGTTGCAGGTGATCGTGCCCGCGCCAACGTTCGTGTCCGCGCCAAGCGAGGCGTCGCCGATGTAGCTGAAGTGGTGGACCTTGGTGCGCGGACCGATGGTGGCGGCCTTGACCTCGGCGTAGTTGCCCAGCTCGGCCTCGTCCTCGATCCGTGCGCCCGGCCGCAGGTGCGCGAACGGCCCGATGGTGACGCCGTTGCCGACCCACGACGATTCGAGGACGGACGCCGTCACTCGACTGTCGCATCCGACCACGCTGT
The nucleotide sequence above comes from Chloroflexota bacterium. Encoded proteins:
- a CDS encoding HlyC/CorC family transporter, whose amino-acid sequence is MDPAERTLEVWIWFAATGLFTVLGLLAVAAQTALQAASRTRMRMLADVRVKGARSALKMLDDGSPTPTVLLILGVIGIGGTAVSMLGTVTTAWELAFPEAVVVAGIAGAVLVLVAVLCRGAAVASPERTLLLLGRPVRVLAALLLLVVAPLVWVERRVVAALGPSRETDAAATADDVRFLVESVEDARKLEEDEREMIHGIFGMSSRPVREVMVPRIDVMAMPRESTLGQLLDKIVLTGYSRIPIVADTIDNVVGLVYAKDVLRSLRAGHLDDPAEPIARAPYFVPDTKKVDELLQDLQQKRVHLAVVVDEYGGTAGIVSIEDLLEEIVGEIRDEYDVNEENLIQRIDARVSIVDARVSLRDVNEELDLHLDVDELDTLGGLVYHELGKVPAEGDEIRVNGCLVTVMSTQGRRIKKLKVTVVDQDRADEEEN
- a CDS encoding metallopeptidase family protein — protein: MRRRTDAPSKRAKAEGSERAAVGDVAHHLPGGRQHGAGRPAHRPAVSAAERLRAARGHHLRYRTDRRTFERIVGEVVRTLPEPFRDRLENVAIVVEDWPDDDERAVARDEDDRDDVDLLGLYQGIPYGSRLQGYHLAVPDRITIYRGPILATVRSEAAAREEIRLTVLHEIGHYFGLGDDELP